The genomic window ATTACCTCAAGCTTAAGTTCATCACGTATAAGAATATAGCTTTCAAATCCGGAACTTCTCACCCCAGGTTCTTTATGGCTCATCTCACCCATGGCATTAAAAGCATGTGTAATATGGGTTGCACCTTTATTGATTGCTTTTGCAATATCGTCTGGCTTTGCATCTGAATGTCCCAGAGATGAAACAATACCCTTGCTGGAAAGCACTTCAATAACATCAATGCAGTTTTCAAGTTCTGGTGAAAGGGTCATTATCTTTAATAGTCCATGGGAATTATTTATGATTTCTTTGCATTCACTTGGGTCAGGTTTCCTTAAAAATTCCAATCCTTGAGCACCACGATACTTGTGACTTAAGTATATTCCTTCTATATGTGTACCAAGAATTCTTGGAAGATTTTTATTTTTTTTATCCTTTATAAAAGTATTTATTCTATCAAATGCACTGAATATCATACTTATGGGAGAAGCAATCAGTGTAGGGAGATATCCTGTTATTCCCTGATTTAATTTACATTTTGATATGATTTCAAGATTACCATCAATGCAGTCTTCTCCCCCACCTCCATGAGTATGGATGTCTATAAGACCCGGACTTATAAAAT from Actinomycetota bacterium includes these protein-coding regions:
- the nagA gene encoding N-acetylglucosamine-6-phosphate deacetylase gives rise to the protein MIKKDYIIKNGVIISPFKTIKDRNLVIEGGKITKLLNKDINFINENNYEIIDLKNEHFISPGLIDIHTHGGGGEDCIDGNLEIISKCKLNQGITGYLPTLIASPISMIFSAFDRINTFIKDKKNKNLPRILGTHIEGIYLSHKYRGAQGLEFLRKPDPSECKEIINNSHGLLKIMTLSPELENCIDVIEVLSSKGIVSSLGHSDAKPDDIAKAINKGATHITHAFNAMGEMSHKEPGVRSSGFESYILIRDELKLEVIGELTHVDPNIMEMIFRCKGDENIILVTDSLSVSGLPAGKYNIGVTKLNLADENPYVARLEDGGLAGSTIPMIKAVQNFYENTSATLNQAIRMASYNPLHSLGLTSKKGSIEIGKDADLITFNKDFAIRDVFIEGKKVL